The proteins below are encoded in one region of Drosophila santomea strain STO CAGO 1482 chromosome 3R, Prin_Dsan_1.1, whole genome shotgun sequence:
- the LOC120452425 gene encoding uncharacterized protein LOC120452425 gives MPQGKHKTVVYKPMLTSEDPIILKMRATSIILSGVLVLAACLLRSSEAVTCTADATVAGCINCTTSPTDPECVAEAAANTTTAPAGADTTTPSAGGATTAPVADSTTPSTAVTPSANTDSPSDSSSDSGNTSNSAANAARRRRIAARRRAQRRRAQRRRAQRRRAQRRRRQNRSG, from the coding sequence ATGCCACaaggaaaacacaaaacagTGGTATATAAGCCCATGCTAACATCCGAAGACCCCATCATTCTCAAAATGAGGGCCACATCGATCATCTTATCAGGAGTCCTTGTCCTGGCCGCTTGCCTCCTAAGGAGCAGCGAGGCGGTGACCTGCACCGCTGACGCCACCGTCGCAGGATGCATCAACTGCACCACCAGTCCAACCGATCCCGAGTGTGTGGCCGAGGCCGCAGCCAACACTACGACAGCCCCAGCTGGGGCAGATACCACGACACCCTCCGCCGGTGGAGCCACCACAGCACCCGTGGCGGATTCTACCACGCCGAGCACGGCAGTCACTCCATCTGCCAACACGGACTCGCCCAGTGACTCCTCATCCGATTCGGGAAATACCTCCAACAGCGCGGCTAATGCggccaggaggaggaggattgCGGCCAGGAGGCGTGCTCAAAGGAGGCGCGCCCAAAGGAGGCGTGCCCAAAGGAGGAGGGCCCAACGGCGCAGGAGGCAAAACCGATCGGGCTAA
- the LOC120452430 gene encoding cystatin-like protein isoform X1: MSTGPILGGLSQLEGEQRKEALELLDATLAQLATGDGPSYKALNVTSVTGQVVAGTLNTFEVQLDNGSEQKRGTVKIWTQPWLKENGTNIKIKFQGEDDELDRTW, translated from the exons ATGTCCACCGGTCCGATTTTAGGCGGGCTCAGTCAGCTGGAGGGGGAGCAGAGAAAGGAGGCTCTGGAGCTCCTGGATGCCACCCTCGCACAGTTGGCCACCGGAGACGGTCCCAGCTACAA GGCACTTAATGTGACCTCTGTCACGGGTCAGGTCGTAGCTGGAACACTCAACACCTTCGAGGTTCAGCTGGATAATGGATCCGAGCAAAAACGGGGCACCGTGAAGATCTGGACTCAGCCCTGGCTGAAGGAGAACGGCACCAACATCAAGATCAAGTTCCAGGGTGAGGACGACGAACTGGACCGCACCTGGTAA
- the LOC120452426 gene encoding protein new-glue 1: MRAATIISAILVLAACLPRSSEAVTCTADATVAGCINCTTNPTDAECVAEAAAATTTTTTTLAPTSTTVATTTTAPTSASGSGTGSRKIVSVNNLRYSVNRRIRINTTTSRSSGRTGRRSTKSNSNSNTKTNRNRRSRNNSRGRRGNVRVVVG, translated from the coding sequence ATGAGAGCAGCAACTATCATCTCCGCCATTCTCGTCCTGGCAGCCTGCCTTCCAAGGAGCAGCGAAGCGGTGACCTGCACCGCTGACGCCACCGTCGCAGGATGCATCAACTGCACCACCAATCCAACCGATGCCGAGTGCGTTGCCGAGGCagccgccgccaccaccaccaccacaaccacatTGGCTCCAACCTCGaccaccgttgcgaccacCACCACAGCGCCCACGTCAGCAAGTGGATCCGGAACCGGAAGTCGTAAGATCGTCAGCGTAAACAACCTGCGCTACTCCGTCAACCGTCGCATCCGGATCAACACCACCACATCCCGCTCCTCCGGACGCACCGGCAGACGCTCCACCAAatccaacagcaacagcaatacGAAGACCAACCGCAAccgcaggagcaggaacaacTCCAGAGGCAGACGTGGAAATGTTCGCGTCGTGGTTGGTTAA
- the LOC120452430 gene encoding cystatin-like protein isoform X2, whose translation MPPSHSWPPETVPATSVALNVTSVTGQVVAGTLNTFEVQLDNGSEQKRGTVKIWTQPWLKENGTNIKIKFQGEDDELDRTW comes from the exons ATGCCACCCTCGCACAGTTGGCCACCGGAGACGGTCCCAGCTACAAGTGT GGCACTTAATGTGACCTCTGTCACGGGTCAGGTCGTAGCTGGAACACTCAACACCTTCGAGGTTCAGCTGGATAATGGATCCGAGCAAAAACGGGGCACCGTGAAGATCTGGACTCAGCCCTGGCTGAAGGAGAACGGCACCAACATCAAGATCAAGTTCCAGGGTGAGGACGACGAACTGGACCGCACCTGGTAA
- the LOC120454161 gene encoding mucin-13 yields MRTSTLLLSLGLLVLCFSRYSFAEDDPTDGSTTPTDGSTTPTDGSTTPTDGSTTPTDGSTTPTDGSTTPTDGSTTPTDGSTTPTDGSTTPTGTSPSASDSTSPSAGSPDSPNSSPSDSGSSNNSSNANRNNRRMRRQRAQRRRQRRAAKRRKNRRNNRNNRVG; encoded by the coding sequence ATGAGGACGAGCACACTACTTTTGAGCCTTGGCCTTTTGGTCCTGTGCTTCTCGAGGTACAGTTTCGCCGAGGACGATCCCACCGATGGAAGCACCACGCCCACTGATGGAAGCACCACGCCCACTGACGGAAGCACCACGCCCACTGATGGAAGCACCACGCCCACTGACGGAAGCACCACGCCCACTGATGGAAGCACCACTCCCACTGACGGAAGCACCACGCCCACTGATGGAAGCACCACTCCCACTGACGGAAGCACCACTCCCACTGGCACCTCTCCTTCAGCGAGCGATAGCACCAGTCCTTCAGCAGGATCCCCCGACAGCCCCAACAGCAGCCCCTCcgacagcggcagcagcaacaacagcagcaacgccAACCGCAACAACCGCCGGATGCGCCGCCAGCGGGCTCAGCGACGACGTCAGCGCCGTGCTGCTAAGCGCAGGAAGAACCGCCGCAACAACAGGAACAACAGGGTTGGCTAA
- the LOC120452424 gene encoding uncharacterized protein LOC120452424, translating to MDLFSCLLLCLGIISLPNVVFTICIPPDHCIEDMEESDAKERFDYVLGKYEEVEMKIPGKPVGLHGKVVTHGEAEEQHLVFQYMDNTLHDIIQTCAFVVKRNPGECENIRTYCSAFLSRLPRPLLERQPIIVCDDGTRVAEEESETEAEDNPDADAQGETDPQQEQGVGQVETTTAEPASSKLSEFY from the exons ATGGATTTATTTAGCTGTTTGCTGCTGTGCCTGGGAATTATTTCCCTACCCAATGTCGTG TTTACGATATGCATTCCACCCGATCACTGCATTGAAGAT ATGGAGGAAAGCGATGCGAAAGAGCGATTCGACTATGTACTTGGCAAATATGAGGAGgtggaaatgaaaattcccGGAAAACCCGTTGG TTTGCATGGGAAAGTGGTTACGCATGGcgaggcggaggagcagcactTGGTGTTCCAGTACATGGACAATACGCTCCATGACATCATCCAGACGTGTGCGTTTGTGGTCAAGCGGAATCCCGGTGAGTGCGAGAATATCCGCACCTACTGCTCGGCCTTTCTGAGccgcctgccacgccccctgctgGAGCGCCAGCCCATCATCGTGTGCGACGATGGGACGCgggtggcggaggaggagtcggaaacggaagcggaaGACAACCCGGATGCAGATGCTCAGGGTGAGACTGATccgcagcaggagcagggaGTCGGTCAAGTGGAGACCACAACAGCGGAGCCGGCCAGCTCCAAATTAAGTGAATTTTACTGA
- the LOC120452428 gene encoding protein new-glue 2: MKATTILSAILVLAACLLRSSEAVTCTADDTVAGCINCTTNPTDAECVAEAAAAEAATTTTTTTTAATPTATTSATATTTVASSSNSSSGRRKIVRITDLGYTNVRRIRVKRNRSGSTTGRNQRRRNNSRRVNVRRANGNVVVVG, translated from the coding sequence ATGAAGGCAACTACTATCTTATCCGCCATCCTCGTCCTGGCGGCCTGTCTTTTGAGGAGCAGCGAGGCGGTAACCTGCACCGCTGACGACACTGTCGCAGGATGCATCAACTGCACCACCAATCCAACCGATGCCGAGTGCGTGGCCGAAGCAGCCGCCGCCGAagccgccaccaccaccaccacaaccacaactGCAGCAACGCCCACCGCCACAACCTCAGCGACGGCGACGACCACAGTGGCCTCCAGCTCAAACTCCTCCTCTGGACGGCGCAAGATCGTGCGCATAACCGATCTGGGCTATACCAACGTTCGGCGCATCCGCGTCAAGCGGAACCGTTCAGGAAGCACCACTGGCCGGAATCAGCGGCGCAGGAACAACTCCAGACGTGTCAACGTGAGGAGGGCCAACGGAAACGTAGTTGTTGTTGGTTAA
- the LOC120452429 gene encoding cystatin-like protein, whose product MQSAKVIFVLSLTLAVAFANPRLPPGAPKPLDGEDLSKAKELLNTTLAQLATGDGPNYQVLNVISASSQLVAGTLHKFEVELSNGSETKECTVKIWDRPWLHEKGEATNVKVQCKDDALVEKTW is encoded by the exons ATGCAGTCCGCGAAAGTGATCTTTGTTCTGTCTTTGACCCTGGCCGTTGCCTTTGCTAAC CCGAGGTTGCCGCCCGGTGCCCCGAAACCCCTGGATGGAGAGGATTTGTCCAAGGCAAAGGAACTCTTGAACACCACCCTCGCCCAACTTGCCACAGGAGATGGTCCCAATTACCA AGTACTAAATGTGATCTCGGCATCTAGCCAATTGGTCGCTGGCACGCTGCACAAATTCGAGGTGGAGCTGTCCAACGGATCCGAGACCAAGGAGTGCACCGTTAAGATCTGGGACAGGCCATGGCTGCACGAGAAGGGAGAGGCCACCAATGTGAAGGTTCAGTGCAAAGATGACGCGTTGGTTGAAAAGACCTGGTAG